DNA from Sphingomonas psychrotolerans:
AAGGCCAGCGACCCCGCTTACGGCGCCGCGCGCACCACATTCCTCGATAAATTGTTCGCGGCTGCGGCCAGGTGAAATCACCCTCACCCTTCCGGCGCTTCGCGCCTCCTTCCCTCTTCCGATGGGAGAGGGAAGGGTGAGGGTGAGCTTTACTCCACGCGCTCGAAATGCCCGGTCTCGAACCCCAAGACCGCCAGCGCCAGGATCCGCTCCGCCACCGTTTCCGGCGGCTTCACCGTCTCGGCATTCTCGCCTGGAAACGCCCGCGCCCGCATCTTTGTCCGCGTCGCGCCGGGATCGACGATGCCGACGCGCACGCCACTGATGTGGCGCACTTCCTCACCATAGCTGAGAAGCAAATTCTCGAATGCCGCCTTCGAAGCGCCGTAGGTGCCCCAATAGGCCCGTGGGGTCCGCCCGACGCTCGAGGTCAATCCGATCACCCGCGCCTGCTTCGCCGCCTTGAGCAGCGGATCGAACGCTGCCAGCAGCGCCGCCTGCGCAGTGACGTTCAGGGTCAGCAATTTGGCGAATTCCTTGAAATCGATCGCCGGCATTGCGCTCAGCGTCCCCAGCGACGCCGCGTTGAGCACGAGCAGGTCGAGCGCCGGCCAGCGCTCGGAAACCGCCGCGGCGAGCCGCGACACGCTCTCATTCTCGGTCAGGTCCATCGGCGCGATCGTCGCCGAACCGCCGGATGCGTAGATCGCCTCCTCGACTTCCTCGAGCCCGCCGGCGGTGCGCGCGGTGAGCACGACATGGGCACCGGCCGCGCCTAAAGCGCGGGCGGTGGCGGCGCCGATCCCGCGGCTGGCGCCGGTGACGAGCGCGATACGGTCGGCGAGGGGCTTGTCGGTCATTCTGGCTCCGGAAGAATCAGCTCAGCCGACCCGTTCCTCCAGAAGCGCGAACTGGTCAACCGGCGCGAGCTCATCCTGGTCGGTGAGCGTGGTCGGATATTCGCCAGTGAAGCAGGCGTCGCAATATTTGGGATGGATGTCGGCGCGGTGCACTTCGCCCAGCGCCTTGTACAGCCCGTCGATACTGACGAACGCCAGGCTGTCGGCATGGATGAAGTCGGTCATCCCGCCGACATCGAGCTGGGCGGCCAGCAATTTGGCGCGCTCTGGCGTGTCGACTCCGTAGAAGCAGCTGTGCCGCGTTGGCGGCGAGGCGATCCGCATATGCACTTCGGCGGCGCCCGCCTCGTGCATCATCTGGACGATCTTGAGGCTGGTCGTGCCGCGCACGATCGAATCGTCGATCAACACCACGCGCTTGCCCTTGATCAGCTCGCGATTGGCGTTGTGCTTCAATTTGACGCCAAGGTGTCGCACCTTGTCGCCCGGCTGGATGAAGGTGCGGCCGACATAATGCGAGCGGATGATCCCCAGCTCGAACGGAATGCCGCTCTGCTGGGCATAGCCGATCGCCGCGGGTACGCCCGAATCGGGCACCGGCACGATCAGATCGGCGTCGACCGGCGATTCGATCGCCAGCTGCGCGCCGATCGCCTTTCGCACCGAATAGACGCTACGGTCCTCGGCGATCGAATCGGGGCGCGAGAAATAGACATATTCGAAGATGCAGGGCCGCGGTGACATCGGCGGGAAGGGCTTGTGCGAGACGATCTCGCTGCCCTTGACGATCACCAGCTCGCCGGCCTCGACGTCGCGGACATATTCGGCGCCGACCACGTCGAGCGCCACCGTCTCCGAGGCGAAGATGATCGAATCGTCGAGCTTGCCCATCACCAGCGGGCGGATGCCGAGCGGATCGCGGCAGGCAATCATGCCCTCGGGCGTCATCACGATCAGCGAATAGGCGCCCTCGACTTGCTTGAGCGCATCGATGAAGCGATCGATCAAGGTGCGATATTGCGAAGTCGCGACGAGGTGGATGATCACTTCGGTGTCGCTGGTCGACTGGAAGATCGCCCCGCGCCGGACGAGATCGCGCCGCAGCCGCATCGCATTCGAGATGTTGCCGTTATGCGCCACCGCGAAGCCGCCGCTGGCCAGCTCGGCATAAAGCGGCTGGACGTTGCGAATCGCCGTGTCGCCGGTGGTCGCGTAGCGGACATGCCCCGCGGCGGTGTTGCCGGAGAGGCTGCGGATGATGTCGTCGCGGTCGAAATTGCCCGCGACGTGGCCCATCGCCCGATGGGTGTGGAACTCGCGTCCGTCCCAGCTGGTGATGCCGGCAGCCTCCTGCCCGCGGTGCTGGAGGGCATGGAGTCCCAACGCCACCAGCGCGGCTGCGCCTTCGGAATTGGAAACGCCGAATATGCCGCACTCTTCGCGCAGCTTGTCATCGTCAAACGGGTGTGTGGTAAGCATCAGCCCTCAAGGGGTTGGGAACTCTCGAGGGCCATATAGGCAGTCCGGCACGGTTTGTCGCCGGTTTGTCACAGGGAAATGAACCGACGCGGGGTTTCGCCCGTTTTTCAAGGCGAAAGGAGCCGCTGATGGCCAAGGACCACGGACCCCAGATCAAGAACGACAAGCTTTACGAAGACCTCCGCGCCGACGGCGCGTCGAAGGAAAAGGCCGCGCGAATCGCCAATGCCAAGGCCGCCGGCACGCTCGATCATGAAAGCACCCGCCTCGAGGATCGTTCGAAGGACGAATTGTACGACGAGGCGAAGGAGATCGGCATCGAGGGCCGCTCGAAGCTGGACAAGGACGAACTGATCGACGCGATTCGGGAGCATTGATCGCTCTGGCGGGTCAGGCCCTCCTGACCCTTCCGCAAGCGGGAGGGGGCGGGGGCGGGCTCTTCCGTGATCTGGACGAGTTGGGTAGAGCAGGGGGGTGACCGACAATCGCGACACCAGCCTCACCCTGAACCCCAAATACGATGCCGCCGGCCTGATCACTGCGGTCGCCACCGACGCGTCGACCGGCGAACTGCTCATGCTCGCGCATATGAACGCCGAGGCGCTCGCGGCCACCCTCGCCACCGGCGAGGCACATTTCTGGTCGCGCAGCCGCGGCCGGCTGTGGAAGAAAGGCGAGAGCTCGGGCCACGTCCTGCGCGTGGTCGAGGCGCGGATCGATTGCGATCAGGACGCGCTCTGGCTCAAGGTCGAACCCGCCGGCCCCGCCTGCCACACTGGCGCGCGCAGCTGCTTCTTCCGCCGCATCGAGGACGGCAGGCTGGTCCGCGACGCATGAGAGTGCTCGCATTGGCCCTGCTGCTCGCCGCCTGCTCGGGCGGGCAGGAGGGCGGCAACGCGCCGGCACCGCAGGACCTCGAAAGCGCCGCGATCGAGCGCGGACTGGTCCGCGATCCCGACGACAGCGATCTCACCGGCCTCTATGCCCGCGACACCGACCGGGTCTGCGTCGTCCGCGCCGGCTCGGCCTATCGGATCGGCGCCTTTGTTGATTATGGCGACCGCATCACCTGCAGCGGGTCGGGGACGGTCGAGCGCAGCGGCGCGACGCTCAAGGTCGCGCTCGGCAAGCAGGGGTGCCGCTTCGACGCGCAATATGACGGCGACCGGATCAAGTTCCCCGGCACCCTCCCGGACGCGTGCAAACCGCTCTGCGCCCGCCGCGCCTCGTTCACCGGGCTCGAAGTGACCCGGCTCAGCGAATCGACCGCCGAAGCCGCCGCGATGCGCGATGCGAGCGGGCGGAGATTGTGCGGGGATTAGTGCCTCTGCGAAAGCACAGGGAAGGGTGCGCCAAGGTTGCCCCCAGTGCCCGCCGCTCCTAAAGCCCGCGCATGGCCGATCCCTTCTACATCTCGACAGCAATCCACTATCCCAATGGCCGCCCGCATATCGGCCACGCCTATGAGATGATCGCCGCCGACGCGATCGCGCGCTTCCAGCGCCAGCACGGCCGCGACGTCTTCTTCCAGACCGGCACCGACGAGCACGGCCTCAAGATGGTCCAGACCGCGCGCGCCCGCGATATGGAACCGCGCGAGCTCGCGGATGAAATGTCTATCTATTTCCGTGAGATGGCCGACGTCCTCGATATTTCGTACGATCGTTTCATCCGCACCTCGGAGCCCGGACATTACGCCGCCAGCCAGGCGATCTGGCAGGCGATGGCCGATGCCGGCGATCTCTATCTCGATCGCTACGAGGGCTGGTATTCGGTCCGCGACGAGGCTTTCTACGAAGAAAAGGAACTGACCGACGGGGAAGGGGGCGTGAAGCTCTCGCCGCAGGGCACTCCGGTCGAATGGACCGCGGAGGAGACCTGGTTCTTCAAGCTCTCCAAATACCAGCAGCCGTTGCTCGATTTCTACGCCGCCAATCCGGACTTCATCCGCCCCGAATCGCGCCGCAACGAGATCCTCCGCTTCGTCGAAGGCGGGCTGATCGACTTGTCGGTCAGCCGCACCAGCTTCGACTGGGGCGTGCCGGTGCCGGGGTCTCCCGATCACGTCATGTATGTCTGGGTCGATGCGCTGACCAACTATATCACCGGTGCGGGCTATCCCGACGATCCCGAGCGCTTCGCCAAATTCTGGCCCGCCGACATCCACCTGATCGGCAAGGACATCGTCCGCTTCCATGCGGTCTATTGGCCCGCCTTCCTGATGTCGGCCAACCTCCCGCTGCCGAAGCAGGTGTTCGGCCACGGGTTCCTGCTCAACCGCGGGGAGAAGATGTCCAAGTCGGTCGGCAACGTCGTCGATCCGATGCAGCTCGCCGAACTCTATGGCAAGGATGCGCTGCGCTATTTCCTGCTGCGTGACGTCAGCTTCGGGCACGACGGCACATTCAGCGACGAAGCGATCGTCACCCGCGCCAATGCCGATCTGTCGAACAGCTTCGGTAATCTCGCCCAGCGCGTGCTCGCCTTCATCGCCAAGAATTGCGAGGGTCATGTGCCCGAGGGGAGGGCGGAGGAGGCAGACGCCGTGCTCCTCGCCGAGGTAGACGTCGCCTGCGCGGCGTTCCGCACGGCGTTCGACGATCTTGCGCTGAGCCAGGGCATCGAGGCGTGGATGACCGGCGTCTTCGCCTGCAATCAATATATCGACGGGCAGGCGCCATGGGCGCTGCGCAAGACCGACGCGGAACGGATGAACGCGGTGCTGCGCACCTTGCTCCGCGCGATCCGCCGGCTCGCCACGACGATCCTGCCGGTAATTCCCACTTCGGCGGGCAAGCTTCTGCTTGAACTCCCGTCCGAGGCCGACGAGGACTTCCGCATCGCGCCGCCGACCCCCATCTTCCCGCGACTGGAATTGCAGGCGAGCGACGCGTGAGACTGGCCGACAGCCATTGCCATCTGATCTACAAGGGCCTCGGCGAGCAGCAGCCAGAAGTGCTGGCGCGCGCCCGAGCCGCCGGGGTGGTGGCGATGCTCAACATCTCGACGCGCGAAAACGAATGGGATGACGTCATCGCCGTAGCCGAGCGCGAGCCCGATGTCTGGGCGAGCGTCGGCATCCATCCGCACGAAGCCGACCAGCATCCCGATATCGGCACGGCAAGGCTGGTCGAGCGGGCGCAGCATCCGCGTGTCGTCGGCATCGGCGAGAGCGGGCTGGACTATTATTACGACCATTCGGACCGCGACCGCCAGCGCGCCAGCTTCCGCGCGCATCTCGCCGCCTCGCGTGAAACCGGCCTGCCGATCATCGTCCACACCCGCGATGCCGAGGAAGACACGGCCGAGATCCTCCGCGACGAAATGGGGAAGGGCGCCTTTCCCGGCGTGATCCACTGCTTCACGGCGAGCGGCGCGTTCGCCGATATCGCGCTCGACCTAGGCTTCTACATTTCGATTTCGGGCATCGTGACCTTCAAGAACGCCCGCGACCTGCAGGAAACCGCCGCGCGGCTGCCGCTCGATCGCTTGCTGATCGAGACCGACGCGCCGTTCCTCGCCCCGGTCCCTCATCGCGGCAAGACGGGCGAGCCCGCCTTCGTAGCGGACACGTGCCGCTTCCTCGCCCAGCTCCGCGGCGAAGACCCCGAGCAACTCGCCGAGGCCACCCGCCAGAACTTCCACAAGCTCTTCGCCAAGACGCTGGCGTGAGGTCCGGAAGGCGCGCGCATATCCGCCATCCCGGCGAACGCCGGGATCTCTGGCCGCAAGCGCGGTCCCAAACCGCACGAGACCCCGGCGTTCGCCGGGGTGACGTCAGGACATGAAAATCCGCATCCTCGGCTCGGGCACTTCGTCGGGGGTCCCCCGGATCGGCAACGACTGGGGCGCCTGCGACCCCACAGACCCGCGCAACCGCCGCACCCGCGCCTCGGTGCTGGTCACCACGCAGACCACCACGATCCTGATCGACACCAGCCCCGACATGCGCGCCCAGCTCCTCGCTGCGAACGTCGCCGATGTCGACGCGGTGATCTGGACTCACGATCACGCCGATCACACCCATGGCATCGACGATCTCCGCCAGCTGATGCACAACCGGGGCGGCGAGCCGGTGCGCGGGCTCGCGCGGCCATTCACGCTCGAACAGCTCCAGCACAAGTTCCACTACGCCTTTTTCGGCCGCGCGCTCTATCGACCGACGATCGCGATCGAGCCGCTGCCCGATAG
Protein-coding regions in this window:
- a CDS encoding DUF7218 family protein produces the protein MAKDHGPQIKNDKLYEDLRADGASKEKAARIANAKAAGTLDHESTRLEDRSKDELYDEAKEIGIEGRSKLDKDELIDAIREH
- the purF gene encoding amidophosphoribosyltransferase is translated as MLTTHPFDDDKLREECGIFGVSNSEGAAALVALGLHALQHRGQEAAGITSWDGREFHTHRAMGHVAGNFDRDDIIRSLSGNTAAGHVRYATTGDTAIRNVQPLYAELASGGFAVAHNGNISNAMRLRRDLVRRGAIFQSTSDTEVIIHLVATSQYRTLIDRFIDALKQVEGAYSLIVMTPEGMIACRDPLGIRPLVMGKLDDSIIFASETVALDVVGAEYVRDVEAGELVIVKGSEIVSHKPFPPMSPRPCIFEYVYFSRPDSIAEDRSVYSVRKAIGAQLAIESPVDADLIVPVPDSGVPAAIGYAQQSGIPFELGIIRSHYVGRTFIQPGDKVRHLGVKLKHNANRELIKGKRVVLIDDSIVRGTTSLKIVQMMHEAGAAEVHMRIASPPTRHSCFYGVDTPERAKLLAAQLDVGGMTDFIHADSLAFVSIDGLYKALGEVHRADIHPKYCDACFTGEYPTTLTDQDELAPVDQFALLEERVG
- a CDS encoding MBL fold metallo-hydrolase yields the protein MKIRILGSGTSSGVPRIGNDWGACDPTDPRNRRTRASVLVTTQTTTILIDTSPDMRAQLLAANVADVDAVIWTHDHADHTHGIDDLRQLMHNRGGEPVRGLARPFTLEQLQHKFHYAFFGRALYRPTIAIEPLPDSLIIGDIRITVADQPHGGITSAGLRFDSNVKSIGYATDFHEMTSIMRALYADLDVWVVDALRRAPHPTHPNLAQVLGWVGELQPRRAALVHMDQSMDYMGLAAELPAGVEPGFDGLEMLA
- a CDS encoding TatD family hydrolase, whose product is MRLADSHCHLIYKGLGEQQPEVLARARAAGVVAMLNISTRENEWDDVIAVAEREPDVWASVGIHPHEADQHPDIGTARLVERAQHPRVVGIGESGLDYYYDHSDRDRQRASFRAHLAASRETGLPIIVHTRDAEEDTAEILRDEMGKGAFPGVIHCFTASGAFADIALDLGFYISISGIVTFKNARDLQETAARLPLDRLLIETDAPFLAPVPHRGKTGEPAFVADTCRFLAQLRGEDPEQLAEATRQNFHKLFAKTLA
- the hisI gene encoding phosphoribosyl-AMP cyclohydrolase; its protein translation is MTDNRDTSLTLNPKYDAAGLITAVATDASTGELLMLAHMNAEALAATLATGEAHFWSRSRGRLWKKGESSGHVLRVVEARIDCDQDALWLKVEPAGPACHTGARSCFFRRIEDGRLVRDA
- the metG gene encoding methionine--tRNA ligase; the encoded protein is MADPFYISTAIHYPNGRPHIGHAYEMIAADAIARFQRQHGRDVFFQTGTDEHGLKMVQTARARDMEPRELADEMSIYFREMADVLDISYDRFIRTSEPGHYAASQAIWQAMADAGDLYLDRYEGWYSVRDEAFYEEKELTDGEGGVKLSPQGTPVEWTAEETWFFKLSKYQQPLLDFYAANPDFIRPESRRNEILRFVEGGLIDLSVSRTSFDWGVPVPGSPDHVMYVWVDALTNYITGAGYPDDPERFAKFWPADIHLIGKDIVRFHAVYWPAFLMSANLPLPKQVFGHGFLLNRGEKMSKSVGNVVDPMQLAELYGKDALRYFLLRDVSFGHDGTFSDEAIVTRANADLSNSFGNLAQRVLAFIAKNCEGHVPEGRAEEADAVLLAEVDVACAAFRTAFDDLALSQGIEAWMTGVFACNQYIDGQAPWALRKTDAERMNAVLRTLLRAIRRLATTILPVIPTSAGKLLLELPSEADEDFRIAPPTPIFPRLELQASDA
- a CDS encoding SDR family NAD(P)-dependent oxidoreductase; its protein translation is MTDKPLADRIALVTGASRGIGAATARALGAAGAHVVLTARTAGGLEEVEEAIYASGGSATIAPMDLTENESVSRLAAAVSERWPALDLLVLNAASLGTLSAMPAIDFKEFAKLLTLNVTAQAALLAAFDPLLKAAKQARVIGLTSSVGRTPRAYWGTYGASKAAFENLLLSYGEEVRHISGVRVGIVDPGATRTKMRARAFPGENAETVKPPETVAERILALAVLGFETGHFERVE